A window from Dromaius novaehollandiae isolate bDroNov1 chromosome 1, bDroNov1.hap1, whole genome shotgun sequence encodes these proteins:
- the POGLUT3 gene encoding protein O-glucosyltransferase 3, with the protein MRGGRPRPGAALPPLLLLLPLLRAAAEPAAASVSAERSLAWGPGLAAEGALPVRYFYLQAVSAAGRNFSRSPPGRTQFKVVIKALSPKEISRIYTPKPLDRNDGTFLMRYRMYGSVQKGLKIEILYGDKHVARSPYILKGPVYHEYCDCPEEDPEIWQNILSCPSQEPQITKDFTSFPTIDLQRMLKEIPTKLSQTRGAIVHYTILNNHIYRRSLGKYTDFKMFSDEMLLSLARKVRLPDVEFYLNVGDWPVEHRKANETPGPIPVISWCGSADSRDIVLPTYDVTHSTLETLRGVTNDLLSIQGNTGPSWENKTERALFRGRDSREERLYLVKLSKENPELLDAGITGYFFFREKEKDLGKAQLMGFFDFFKYKYQVNVDGTVAAYRFPYLLLGDSLVLKQASQYYEHFYTELKPWKHYVPVKRSLEDLLEKIKWAKENDEEARKIAKEGQLIARELLQPHRLYCYYYKVFQKYAKRQASKPEIRAGMELVPQPDDRDSVCSCHRKKPLREDL; encoded by the exons atgcggggcgggcggccgcggccgggcgccgctttgccgccgctgctgctgctgctgccgctgctgcgggcggcggcggagccggcggcggcctCCGTGAGCGCGGAGCGGAGCCTGGCGTGGGGCCCGGGGCTGGCGGCCGAGGGCGCCCTGCCCGTGCGCTACTTCTACCTCCAGGCGGTCAGCGCGGCCGGGCGCAACTTCTCCCGCTCCCCGCCAG gaaGAACACAGTTTAAAGTGGTAATTAAAGCACTTTCTCCAAAAGAAATCAGCAGAATTTATACCCCTAAACCTTTGGATAGGAATGATGGCACATTTCTTATGCGCTATCGGATGTACGGGAGTGTCCAAAAAGGGTTAAAAATTGAGATACTTTATGGTGATAAGCATGTAGCTCGGTCTCCTTATATTTTGAAAG GACCAGTTTATCATGAATATTGTGATTGTCCTGAAGAAGACCCTGAGATCTGGCAGAACATTCTCTCTTGTCCATCCCAAGAGCCTCAGATTACTAAGGACTTCACTTCTTTTCCCACCATTGACCTTCAGCGAATGCTCAAAGAAATCCCAACAAAGCTCAGTCAAACAAGAGGTGCTATTGTTCATTACACTATTCTCAATAATCACATCTACCGTCGTTCCTTGGGGAAGTACACAGACTTCAAAATGTTCTCCGATGAAATGTTGCTTTCACTGGCAAGAAAG GTTCGTCTTCCTGATGTTGAGTTTTATCTTAATGTTGGAGATTGGCCAGTTGAGCATCGAAAAGCTAATGAAACACCTGGTCCCATACCTGTCATTTCATGGTGTGGCTCTGCAGATTCAAGAGACATAGTCCTTCCAACATATGATGTAACTCATTCAACTCTTGAAACCCTACGTGGTGTCACAAATGATCTTCTTTCTATTCAAGGCAATACAG GCCCTTCCTGGGAAAACAAAACTGAGCGAGCTTTATTTAGAGGTCGAGACAGCCGAGAAGAACGTCTCTATCTTGTCAAGCTATCCAAGGAAAATCCAGAACTACTAGATGCTGGAATAACCGGATATTtcttcttcagagaaaaagaaaaagatctgggAAAGGCTCAGCTGATGGGCTTCTTTGACTTCTTTAAG TACAAATACCAAGTGAATGTAGATGGGACTGTTGCAGCTTACAGATTTCCATACCTCTTGCTGGGTGACAGCCTAGTATTGAAGCAAGCTTCCCAGTACTACGAGCACTTCTATACTGAATTAAAACCATGGAAGCATTATGTTCCAGTTAAGAGAAGTTTAGAAGACTtgctagagaaaataaaatgggcTAAG gaaaatgatgaagaagcaagaaaaattgCTAAAGAAGGACAGTTAATTGCAAGAGAACTTCTTCAGCCTCACAGGCTTTACTGCTACTATTATAAAGTGTTCCAG aaatatgcCAAACGCCAAGCCAGCAAACCTGAAATACGGGCCGGAATGGAGCTCGTACCTCAGCCTGATGACAGAGACTCAGTATGCAGCTGCCACAGGAAAAAGCCTTTAAGGGAGGATCTATAA